The Phoenix dactylifera cultivar Barhee BC4 chromosome 9, palm_55x_up_171113_PBpolish2nd_filt_p, whole genome shotgun sequence genome window below encodes:
- the LOC103709419 gene encoding HMG-Y-related protein A-like isoform X3, with amino-acid sequence MVFAAAAASASPGNAAGGGRYRQHPPYKEMILNAIGTLKERGGSSRRAISKFIGDTYSDLPPTHSALLGHHLRRLKIKGVLRMVKNSYKLSATAKPVNPNASPAPAPRPRGRPPKMLPVPPPKLKPKPKPKAAPTPVKRKPGRPPKAAKVASPMAGEKKKRGRPPKSAMPSVLPKRSKPDKAPAAAARAAPDGKRKPGRPRKNTAAAAAVPNDNASAAAPSGEKQKRGRGRPKKAAAPPLPKPAERSQEKAAGGNEAAVPVVKRRGRPPKKSNVAAAAEPGRGQAATGETQESAPEASLLPVVSS; translated from the exons ATGGTCTTcgccgcggccgcggcctctGCTTCCCCTGGTAACGCCGCCGGCGGCGGACGCTACCGGCAGCACCCCCCATACAAGGAG ATGATTCTGAACGCGATCGGGACGCTGAAAGAGAGGGGAGGGTCGAGCCGGCGAGCGATATCGAAGTTCATCGGAGACACCTACTCCGACCTGCCGCCGACCCACTCCGCCCTCCTGGGCCACCACCTCCGTCGCCTCAAGATCAAGGGAGTCCTCCGCATGGTAAAGAACTCCTATAAGCTCTCCGCCACTGCCAAGCCTGTGAATCCGAACGCCAGCCCCGCCCCCGCCCCGAGACCCCGTGGCCGTCCCCCAAAAATGCTCCCCGTCCCTCCGCCTAAGCTGAAGCCCAAGCCCAAGCCCAAAGCCGCGCCGACGCCCGTGAAGAGGAAGCCGGGCCGGCCCCCGAAGGCGGCCAAAGTGGCTTCGCCGATGGcgggggagaagaagaagcgcGGCCGGCCGCCCAAGTCGGCCATGCCATCGGTCTTGCCCAAACGCTCGAAGCCTGACAAAGCGCCCGCAGCTGCTGCACGAGCTGCTCCAGATGGGAAAAGGAAGCCCGGTCGGCCGCGCAAAAacacggcggcggcggccgctGTGCCGAATGACAATGCCTCCGCTGCCGCTCCATCTGGTGAGAAGCAGAAGAGGGGTCGGGGTCGGCCAAAGAAGGCGGCAGCGCCACCCTTGCCGAAGCCGGCCGAGCGGTCTCAAGAGAAGGCAGCTGGGGGGAACGAGGCAGCGGTGCCTGTTGTCAAAAGACGTGGCCGGCCTCCGAAGAAGAGTAATGTGGCTGCTGCAGCTGAGCCGGGGAGAGGGCAAGCGGCAACGGGGGAGACACAGGAGAGTGCCCCAGAAGC gTCTCTGCTTCCAGTGGTATCTTCTTAG
- the LOC103709419 gene encoding HMG-Y-related protein A-like isoform X1 yields MVFAAAAASASPGNAAGGGRYRQHPPYKEMILNAIGTLKERGGSSRRAISKFIGDTYSDLPPTHSALLGHHLRRLKIKGVLRMVKNSYKLSATAKPVNPNASPAPAPRPRGRPPKMLPVPPPKLKPKPKPKAAPTPVKRKPGRPPKAAKVASPMAGEKKKRGRPPKSAMPSVLPKRSKPDKAPAAAARAAPDGKRKPGRPRKNTAAAAAVPNDNASAAAPSGEKQKRGRGRPKKAAAPPLPKPAERSQEKAAGGNEAAVPVVKRRGRPPKKSNVAAAAEPGRGQAATGETQESAPEATRFYCFQELPCIAGHQF; encoded by the exons ATGGTCTTcgccgcggccgcggcctctGCTTCCCCTGGTAACGCCGCCGGCGGCGGACGCTACCGGCAGCACCCCCCATACAAGGAG ATGATTCTGAACGCGATCGGGACGCTGAAAGAGAGGGGAGGGTCGAGCCGGCGAGCGATATCGAAGTTCATCGGAGACACCTACTCCGACCTGCCGCCGACCCACTCCGCCCTCCTGGGCCACCACCTCCGTCGCCTCAAGATCAAGGGAGTCCTCCGCATGGTAAAGAACTCCTATAAGCTCTCCGCCACTGCCAAGCCTGTGAATCCGAACGCCAGCCCCGCCCCCGCCCCGAGACCCCGTGGCCGTCCCCCAAAAATGCTCCCCGTCCCTCCGCCTAAGCTGAAGCCCAAGCCCAAGCCCAAAGCCGCGCCGACGCCCGTGAAGAGGAAGCCGGGCCGGCCCCCGAAGGCGGCCAAAGTGGCTTCGCCGATGGcgggggagaagaagaagcgcGGCCGGCCGCCCAAGTCGGCCATGCCATCGGTCTTGCCCAAACGCTCGAAGCCTGACAAAGCGCCCGCAGCTGCTGCACGAGCTGCTCCAGATGGGAAAAGGAAGCCCGGTCGGCCGCGCAAAAacacggcggcggcggccgctGTGCCGAATGACAATGCCTCCGCTGCCGCTCCATCTGGTGAGAAGCAGAAGAGGGGTCGGGGTCGGCCAAAGAAGGCGGCAGCGCCACCCTTGCCGAAGCCGGCCGAGCGGTCTCAAGAGAAGGCAGCTGGGGGGAACGAGGCAGCGGTGCCTGTTGTCAAAAGACGTGGCCGGCCTCCGAAGAAGAGTAATGTGGCTGCTGCAGCTGAGCCGGGGAGAGGGCAAGCGGCAACGGGGGAGACACAGGAGAGTGCCCCAGAAGC GACACGCTTTTATTGTTTCCAGGAGTTGCCCTGTATTGCCGGCCATCAGTTTTAA
- the LOC103709418 gene encoding uncharacterized protein LOC103709418, translating to MAVFTRAKRVTDPLDDKVKARLRGDDAHGMTGYAGSSSGSEHDAAPCLSDLVHAFLFENAAGSPSAAGDASDRDATSDEDDAGDRAAAAAETVRDLLNPPAERDPFRARLAFDVFSAAEAFSGVRKNGSAFRRAVMAKLRVAGYNAGICKTRWEASGKVTAGTYEYIDVVAASAERTGDGESRYIVDVEFAAEFEVARATEEYARVLAELPRVAVARAEAVRQVVRVVAGAARRSFRSRGLHVPPWRKSRYMLAKWLGPYRRTVNPVPASSGATVGGGGAEVKCRAVGFPALAAASGRLVPPAPRTREGWEWPRRRAAIRGAAHNSVMTCQLLTWRYEMTWQPLEWSTRSQLTIT from the exons ATGGCGGTGTTCACCCGGGCGAAGAGGGTGACCGACCCGCTGGACGACAAGGTGAAGGCCCGGCTCCGCGGCGACGACGCCCACGGGATGACCGGCTACGCCGGTAGCAGCAGCGGCAGCGAGCACGACGCCGCCCCCTGCCTCTCCGACCTCGTCCACGCCTTCCTATTCGAGAACGCCGCCGGCTCCCCCTCCGCCGCTGGAGACGCCTCCGACCGTGACGCCACCTCCGACGAGGATGACGCCGGCGATCGCGCAGCCGCCGCCGCGGAGACTGTCCGGGATTTGCTCAACCCGCCGGCGGAGAGGGACCCTTTCCGGGCTCGGCTGGCCTTTGATGTCTTCTCGGCGGCGGAGGCCTTCTCTGGGGTGAGAAAGAACGGATCGGCCTTTAGGCGGGCGGTGATGGCGAAGCTGAGGGTGGCGGGGTACAATGCCGGGATCTGCAAGACGAGGTGGGAGGCCTCCGGCAAGGTCACCGCCGGGACATACGAGTACATCGACGTGGTGGCGGCGTCGGCGGAGAGGACCGGGGACGGGGAGTCGAGGTACATCGTGGACGTGGAGTTCGCGGCGGAGTTCGAGGTGGCGCGGGCGACGGAGGAGTACGCGCGGGTGCTGGCAGAGCTGCCGCGGGTGGCGGTGGCGAGGGCTGAGGCAGTGCGGCAGGTGGTGCGGGTAGTGGCGGGCGCGGCACGGCGGTCATTCCGGAGCCGTGGGCTGCACGTGCCGCCGTGGCGGAAGAGCCGGTACATGCTCGCCAAGTGGCTCGGGCCGTACCGCCGGACGGTGAACCCAGTGCCGGCCTCCTCTGGTGCCACCGTGGGAGGCGGCGGGGCGGAGGTgaagtgccgggccgtggggtTCCCGGCGTTGGCGGCGGCGTCGGGGAGGCTCGTGCCTCCGGCCCCCCGGACGAG GGAGGGCTGGGAATGGCCGCGGCGGAGGGCAGCGATCCGTGGAGCGGCGCATAATAGCGTGATGACGTGTCAGTTGCTGACGTGGAGGTATGAGATGACGTGGCAGCCACTTGAATGGTCGACAAGGTCACAATTAACAATTACGtag
- the LOC103709419 gene encoding HMG-Y-related protein A-like isoform X4, with product MVFAAAAASASPGNAAGGGRYRQHPPYKEMILNAIGTLKERGGSSRRAISKFIGDTYSDLPPTHSALLGHHLRRLKIKGVLRMVKNSYKLSATAKPVNPNASPAPAPRPRGRPPKMLPVPPPKLKPKPKPKAAPTPVKRKPGRPPKAAKVASPMAGEKKKRGRPPKSAMPSVLPKRSKPDKAPAAAARAAPDGKRKPGRPRKNTAAAAAVPNDNASAAAPSGEKQKRGRGRPKKAAAPPLPKPAERSQEKAAGGNEAAVPVVKRRGRPPKKSNVAAAAEPGRGQAATGETQESAPEANVRGWI from the exons ATGGTCTTcgccgcggccgcggcctctGCTTCCCCTGGTAACGCCGCCGGCGGCGGACGCTACCGGCAGCACCCCCCATACAAGGAG ATGATTCTGAACGCGATCGGGACGCTGAAAGAGAGGGGAGGGTCGAGCCGGCGAGCGATATCGAAGTTCATCGGAGACACCTACTCCGACCTGCCGCCGACCCACTCCGCCCTCCTGGGCCACCACCTCCGTCGCCTCAAGATCAAGGGAGTCCTCCGCATGGTAAAGAACTCCTATAAGCTCTCCGCCACTGCCAAGCCTGTGAATCCGAACGCCAGCCCCGCCCCCGCCCCGAGACCCCGTGGCCGTCCCCCAAAAATGCTCCCCGTCCCTCCGCCTAAGCTGAAGCCCAAGCCCAAGCCCAAAGCCGCGCCGACGCCCGTGAAGAGGAAGCCGGGCCGGCCCCCGAAGGCGGCCAAAGTGGCTTCGCCGATGGcgggggagaagaagaagcgcGGCCGGCCGCCCAAGTCGGCCATGCCATCGGTCTTGCCCAAACGCTCGAAGCCTGACAAAGCGCCCGCAGCTGCTGCACGAGCTGCTCCAGATGGGAAAAGGAAGCCCGGTCGGCCGCGCAAAAacacggcggcggcggccgctGTGCCGAATGACAATGCCTCCGCTGCCGCTCCATCTGGTGAGAAGCAGAAGAGGGGTCGGGGTCGGCCAAAGAAGGCGGCAGCGCCACCCTTGCCGAAGCCGGCCGAGCGGTCTCAAGAGAAGGCAGCTGGGGGGAACGAGGCAGCGGTGCCTGTTGTCAAAAGACGTGGCCGGCCTCCGAAGAAGAGTAATGTGGCTGCTGCAGCTGAGCCGGGGAGAGGGCAAGCGGCAACGGGGGAGACACAGGAGAGTGCCCCAGAAGC GAACGTTAGAGGCTGGATATGA
- the LOC103709419 gene encoding HMG-Y-related protein A-like isoform X2 has translation MVFAAAAASASPGNAAGGGRYRQHPPYKEMILNAIGTLKERGGSSRRAISKFIGDTYSDLPPTHSALLGHHLRRLKIKGVLRMVKNSYKLSATAKPVNPNASPAPAPRPRGRPPKMLPVPPPKLKPKPKPKAAPTPVKRKPGRPPKAAKVASPMAGEKKKRGRPPKSAMPSVLPKRSKPDKAPAAAARAAPDGKRKPGRPRKNTAAAAAVPNDNASAAAPSGEKQKRGRGRPKKAAAPPLPKPAERSQEKAAGGNEAAVPVVKRRGRPPKKSNVAAAAEPGRGQAATGETQESAPEASCPVLPAISFNILC, from the exons ATGGTCTTcgccgcggccgcggcctctGCTTCCCCTGGTAACGCCGCCGGCGGCGGACGCTACCGGCAGCACCCCCCATACAAGGAG ATGATTCTGAACGCGATCGGGACGCTGAAAGAGAGGGGAGGGTCGAGCCGGCGAGCGATATCGAAGTTCATCGGAGACACCTACTCCGACCTGCCGCCGACCCACTCCGCCCTCCTGGGCCACCACCTCCGTCGCCTCAAGATCAAGGGAGTCCTCCGCATGGTAAAGAACTCCTATAAGCTCTCCGCCACTGCCAAGCCTGTGAATCCGAACGCCAGCCCCGCCCCCGCCCCGAGACCCCGTGGCCGTCCCCCAAAAATGCTCCCCGTCCCTCCGCCTAAGCTGAAGCCCAAGCCCAAGCCCAAAGCCGCGCCGACGCCCGTGAAGAGGAAGCCGGGCCGGCCCCCGAAGGCGGCCAAAGTGGCTTCGCCGATGGcgggggagaagaagaagcgcGGCCGGCCGCCCAAGTCGGCCATGCCATCGGTCTTGCCCAAACGCTCGAAGCCTGACAAAGCGCCCGCAGCTGCTGCACGAGCTGCTCCAGATGGGAAAAGGAAGCCCGGTCGGCCGCGCAAAAacacggcggcggcggccgctGTGCCGAATGACAATGCCTCCGCTGCCGCTCCATCTGGTGAGAAGCAGAAGAGGGGTCGGGGTCGGCCAAAGAAGGCGGCAGCGCCACCCTTGCCGAAGCCGGCCGAGCGGTCTCAAGAGAAGGCAGCTGGGGGGAACGAGGCAGCGGTGCCTGTTGTCAAAAGACGTGGCCGGCCTCCGAAGAAGAGTAATGTGGCTGCTGCAGCTGAGCCGGGGAGAGGGCAAGCGGCAACGGGGGAGACACAGGAGAGTGCCCCAGAAGC GAGTTGCCCTGTATTGCCGGCCATCAGTTTTAATATCCTTTGCTGA